The following are encoded together in the Macadamia integrifolia cultivar HAES 741 chromosome 10, SCU_Mint_v3, whole genome shotgun sequence genome:
- the LOC122090886 gene encoding DNA-directed RNA polymerases II, IV and V subunit 9B, with translation MSTMKFCRECNNILYPKEDKEQKILLYACRNCDHQEAAENNCVYRNEVHHSVGERTQVLQDVAADPTLPRTKSVRCTQCNHGEAVFFQATARGEEGMTLFFVCCNPNCGHRWRD, from the exons ATGAGTACTATGAAATTTTGCCGCGAATG CAACAACATTCTTTATCCAAAGGAAGACAAGGAACAGAAGATCCTCCTTTACGCTTGTCGAAACTGCGATCACCAG GAGGCTGCTGAAAACAATTGTGTGTATAGAAATGAGGTGCATCACTCTGTTGGCGAGCGCACTCAAGTCTTGCAGGATGTAGCTGCTGATCCAACTCTACCTCGAACTAAATCTGTTCGATGCACTCAGTGCAACCATGGTGAAGCTGTGTTCTTCCAG GCAACTGctagaggagaggaaggaatgACACTATTTTTCGTTTGCTGCAACCCTAATTGTGGCCATCGTTGGAGAGATTGA
- the LOC122091984 gene encoding protein DMP2-like, whose translation MGRVKNSSSPSGVKDMAFTGVGNLIRLLPTGTVFLFQFLSPVLTNNGQCYTINKYLTGTLLSGCAFFCCFSSFTDSYVGSDGLIHYGIVTINGLWSSSPSTSGLVDLSAYKLRVGDFVHSFLSLMVFAVVALMDPNTMDCYYPSFESTQKMLVMVLPPVVGAVASSVFVLFPNNRHGIGYPSSQSSGPDDSE comes from the coding sequence ATGGGCAGAGTCAAGAACTCATCTTCACCTTCTGGAGTAAAAGATATGGCATTCACAGGGGTGGGTAATCTCATTAGGCTTCTCCCAACTGGAACTGTCTTCCTATTTCAATTCCTGAGTCCAGTTTTAACCAACAATGGCCAATGTTATACCATTAACAAGTACTTAACTGGTACTCTCCTTAGTGGCTGTGCCTTCTTCTGCTGTTTTTCATCTTTTACTGATAGTTATGTGGGTAGTGATGGTTTGATTCACTATGGGATTGTAACCATTAATGGGCTCTGGTCATCTTCACCGTCGACCTCAGGATTGGTGGACTTATCAGCTTATAAGCTCAGAGTTGGGGACTTTGTGCATTCCTTCTTGTCTCTGATGGTGTTTGCAGTGGTTGCATTAATGGATCCCAACACCATGGATTGTTACTATCCATCTTTTGAGTCCACACAGAAGATGCTTGTGATGGTGTTGCCTCCTGTTGTTGGTGCAGTTGCTAGTTCGGTGTTTGTTCTCTTCCCCAACAATCGTCATGGAATTGGGTACCCTTCAAGCCAGAGTTCTGGTCCAGATGACTCCGAGTGA
- the LOC122091121 gene encoding transketolase, chloroplastic-like, whose protein sequence is MAASSSFTVSQALAGRTTISQSGSTSNSDSLSLPGCKLSTVAGRGIKSQSLRISGSRKRVNSRSPIRASAVVTTGKTETDLIDKSVNTIRFLAIDAVEKANSGHPGLPMGCAPMGHILYDEVMKYNPKNPKWFNRDRFVLSAGHGCLLHYALLHLAGYDSVKEEDLRAFRQWGSKTPGHPENFETPGIEVTTGPLGQGIANAVGLALAEKHLAARFNKPDCEIVDHYTYCILGDGCQMEGISNEACSLAGHWGLGKLIAFYDDNHISIDGNTDIAFTESVDTRFEGLGWHVIWVKNGNTGYDDIRTAIKEAKAVKDKPTLIKVTTTIGYGSPNKANSYSVHGSALGAKEVDATRKNLGWPQERFHVPEEVKKHWSHHVSEGAALEAEWNAKFAEYEKKYKEEAAELKSIMNGELPSGWEKALPTYTPESPAEANRILSQQCLNALALALPGLLGGSADLASSNMTLLKMFGNFQKNTPEKRNVRFGVREHGMGAICNGIALHSGLIPYCATFFVFTDYMRPAMRIAALSGAGVIYVMTHDSIGLGEDGPTHQPIEHLSSFRAMPNILMLRPADGTETAGAYKVAVSNRKRPSILALSRQKLPHLPGTSIEGVEKGGYTISDNSSGNKPDCILIGTGSELEIAEKAADNLRKEGRSVRVVSFVSWELFDEQSDEYKESVLPSAVTARVSIEAGSTFGWEKFVGPKGKAIGIDTFGASAPAGKIYKEFGITAEAMVAAAKAMC, encoded by the exons ATGGCGGCTTCATCTTCTTTTACCGTCTCTCAAGCCCTTGCAGGTCGTACTACCATTTCCCAGTCTGGCTCCACCTCTAATTCTGACAGTCTATCTCTCCCCGGATGCAAACTCAGCACTGTCGCCGGCCGAGGCATCAAATCTCAGTCACTGAGGATTTCCGGTTCTCGCAAGCGCGTGAACTCTAGATCGCCCATCCGTGCATCTGCCGTGGTAACCACCGGCAAGACTGAAACGGATTTGATTGATAAATCGGTCAATACGATTAGGTTCCTTGCGATCGATGCCGTCGAGAAGGCCAACTCTGGGCACCCTGGTTTGCCAATGGGTTGCGCTCCAATGGGTCACATCTTGTACGATGAGGTGATGAAGTACAACCCTAAGAACCCCAAATGGTTCAACCGTGATCGCTTCGTGCTATCTGCTGGACATGGATGCTTGCTACACTATGCTCTGCTTCATCTTGCTGGATATGACAGTGTTAAG GAAGAAGACTTGAGGGCTTTCCGCCAGTGGGGAAGCAAAACTCCTGGTCATCCTGAGAACTTTGAGACACCTGGTATCGAAGTCACCACAG GTCCTCTTGGTCAGGGTATAGCCAATGCTGTTGGGTTGGCTTTAGCAGAGAAGCACTTGGCTGCTCGTTTCAACAAACCTGACTGTGAGATTGTCGACCATTACAC ATACTGTATATTGGGGGATGGTTGTCAAATGGAGGGCATCTCAAATGAAGCTTGCTCCCTTGCTGGGCACTGGGGACTTGGTAAGTTGATTGCTTTCTATGATGACAACCACATCTCCATTGATGGAAACACAGACATTGCATTCACTGAGAGCGTGGACACCCGTTTTGAGGGTCTTGGTTGGCATGTGATTTGGGTAAAGAATGGTAACACTGGATATGATGACATTCGTACCGCCATCAAGGAAGCAAAGGCTGTCAAAGACAAACCCACTTTGATCaag GTCACTACTACTATTGGTTATGGGTCCCCTAACAAGGCAAACTCATACAGTGTACACGGGAGTGCTTTGGGGGCTAAAGAAGTGGATGCCACAAGGAAGAACCTTGGGTGGCCACAAGAGCGTTTCCATGTTCCTGAGGAAGTGAAGAA GCACTGGAGCCACCATGTTTCTGAAGGTGCTGCTCTTGAAGCTGAATGGAATGCCAAGTTTGCAGAGTATGAGAAGAAGTACAAGGAGGAAGCTGCAGAATTGAAGTCCATTATGAATGGTGAATTGCCTTCTGGTTGGGAGAAGGCTCTTCCA actTACACTCCAGAGAGCCCTGCTGAAGCCAACAGAATTCTGTCTCAACAGTGCCTAAATGCACTTGCACTAGCTCTCCCTGGTCTACTTGGTGGTAGTGCAGATCTTGCATCCTCCAACATGACCTTGCTGAAGATGTTTGGGAACTTCCAAAAGAACACCCCAGAGAAGAGGAATGTTCGATTTGGTGTTAGGGAGCATGGCATGGGCGCCATCTGCAATGGCATTGCCCTCCACAGCGGCCTTATCCCCTATTGTGCAACCTTCTTTGTCTTCACCGACTACATGAGGCCTGCAATGAGGATCGCAGCCTTGAGTGGGGCTGGAGTCATCTATGTGATGACCCACGATTCCATTGGTCTTGGAGAGGATGGGCCAACCCATCAGCCAATTGAGCATTTATCTAGCTTCAGGGCCATGCCTAACATTCTGATGCTCCGGCCTGCAGATGGAACTGAGACTGCTGGTGCATACAAGGTTGCAGTTTCCAACAGGAAAAGACCCTCAATTCTGGCCCTGTCCCGTCAAAAGCTTCCCCATCTTCCTGGAACATCAATTGAAGGAGTTGAGAAGGGAGGGTACACTATATCAGACAATTCTTCAGGAAACAAGCCAGATTGCATCTTGATTGGTACTGGTTCTGAATTGGAGATCGCAGAAAAGGCTGCTGATAACCTCCGAAAGGAAGGTCGGTCTGTCCGGGTTGTCTCCTTTGTAAGCTGGGAGTTGTTTGATGAGCAGTCAGATGAATACAAGGAGAGTGTCCTCCCATCTGCTGTCACAGCCAGGGTAAGCATTGAGGCAGGATCAACTTTTGGGTGGGAGAAGTTTGTGGGTCCCAAGGGGAAGGCAATCGGAATTGACACGTTTGGGGCAAGTGCACCAGCAGGAAAAATATACAAGGAATTTGGTATTACAGCTGAAGCTATGGTTGCAGCAGCCAAAGCAATGTGCTAG